Proteins found in one Rickettsiales bacterium genomic segment:
- the rfbF gene encoding glucose-1-phosphate cytidylyltransferase → MKVVILAGGLGTRISEETSSRPKPMIEIGGKPILWHIMKMYSSHGLNEFIICCGYKGYIIKEYFANYALHMSDLTFDMESGQMEVHQQKAEPWRVTLVDTGENTMTGGRLKRLKSYIEEEENICFTYGDGVSDVDISALIKFHKDHGKLATVTAVVPPGRYGALECEGNQVRGFTEKPPGDGGLINGGFFVLSPKCLDLIEGDTTHWESGPLNNLAKNGDLMAFAHKGFWQPMDTLREKRMLENLWSNGEAPWKTW, encoded by the coding sequence ATGAAGGTAGTTATTCTAGCGGGTGGACTTGGCACACGAATCTCAGAAGAGACAAGTTCAAGACCAAAACCAATGATCGAAATCGGTGGGAAACCCATCCTTTGGCACATCATGAAAATGTATTCCAGTCACGGCTTGAATGAGTTTATCATTTGCTGTGGTTACAAGGGCTATATCATCAAAGAGTATTTCGCCAATTATGCGCTGCACATGTCGGATTTAACCTTCGATATGGAGAGTGGCCAGATGGAAGTGCATCAACAAAAAGCGGAGCCTTGGCGTGTCACGCTTGTTGATACGGGCGAAAATACGATGACAGGCGGGCGATTGAAGCGCCTAAAAAGCTATATCGAAGAAGAGGAAAACATTTGCTTTACCTATGGTGATGGTGTCAGTGATGTCGATATAAGCGCGCTGATTAAGTTTCATAAAGACCATGGGAAATTGGCGACCGTGACTGCGGTTGTGCCGCCGGGGCGCTACGGTGCGCTTGAATGTGAAGGTAATCAGGTGCGCGGATTTACCGAAAAACCTCCAGGCGATGGAGGGCTTATCAATGGCGGATTTTTTGTGTTATCGCCCAAATGCCTTGATCTGATTGAAGGTGATACCACTCATTGGGAATCTGGCCCTTTAAACAACTTAGCCAAAAACGGAGATCTTATGGCCTTCGCACATAAAGGTTTCTGGCAGCCTATGGATACATTGCGAGAAAAGCGAATGCTTGAAAATCTCTGGAGTAACGGTGAGGCTCCTTGGAAGACATGGTAG
- a CDS encoding acyltransferase codes for MVLKVADTAEISDLAQIEDSQRGTLIEIEDHVYIDSFVRIRPVGGDGPIRIGKNSFINAGTVIFSGNGVDIGEWVLIAPNCTFAPTNHAFESRSQTIRHQGFLPSKGGIVIERDVWVGANCTLLDGAILREGCIIGAGSVVRGEVEAFSIQAGNPLSKIGMRGEEPLDGSDENKS; via the coding sequence ATGGTGCTTAAAGTCGCTGATACGGCAGAGATTTCTGATCTTGCTCAGATTGAAGACTCACAAAGGGGGACGCTGATTGAAATCGAGGACCACGTCTATATCGACTCCTTCGTTCGCATTCGACCTGTCGGTGGGGATGGGCCCATACGCATCGGCAAAAACAGCTTTATCAACGCGGGAACGGTTATTTTCTCTGGCAATGGTGTCGACATTGGTGAATGGGTGCTGATCGCGCCTAATTGTACATTTGCCCCAACCAACCACGCCTTTGAATCACGCAGCCAAACGATCCGCCACCAAGGATTTTTGCCAAGCAAGGGGGGTATTGTAATTGAGCGTGATGTATGGGTTGGCGCAAATTGCACTCTTCTTGATGGTGCGATTCTGCGCGAAGGCTGCATTATTGGGGCCGGGTCGGTGGTACGCGGCGAAGTGGAGGCCTTCTCGATTCAAGCAGGTAATCCCTTAAGCAAAATCGGTATGCGGGGCGAAGAACCGTTAGATGGAAGCGATGAAAATAAAAGCTAA
- a CDS encoding N-acetylneuraminate synthase family protein, with protein MFLEKLKDQSQPLIIAEIAQNHDGSLGMCYAYVDALADAGAHAVKFQTHIASQESTLDEPFRIKFSNQDETRYDYWQRMEFTESQWVGLKEHADTKGIQFLSTPFSVAAVELLDRVGVPIWKVGSGDTLSRELLEAMIATGKPIIVSTGMSAWAEIDAVIDMLKQSGSDYTIMQCTSMYPTPLQQTGLNILDELSQKYGCRVGLSDHSASLSPATAAIARGYNLIELHATFDRRMFGPDMSSSITIEEVAQLVRFANDVAEMDANPVDKDEMAARLKNQKALFAKSVALKMDLPIGHVIAESDITSKKPATGIAWADKDQIIGRELVKAVASNRLLTLEDLK; from the coding sequence ATGTTTCTGGAGAAATTGAAAGATCAAAGCCAACCGCTTATCATTGCGGAGATTGCACAGAACCACGATGGCTCGCTCGGTATGTGCTACGCTTATGTTGATGCTCTGGCAGATGCGGGCGCCCATGCGGTGAAATTTCAAACCCATATTGCTTCGCAAGAATCGACACTTGATGAGCCGTTTCGCATCAAGTTCTCGAACCAAGATGAGACTCGCTACGATTACTGGCAGCGTATGGAATTTACGGAAAGCCAGTGGGTCGGTTTAAAAGAACATGCCGATACAAAAGGCATTCAATTCCTTAGTACGCCTTTCTCCGTTGCGGCGGTTGAATTGCTGGATCGTGTCGGAGTGCCGATATGGAAAGTTGGCTCTGGCGATACACTCTCTCGCGAATTGCTGGAGGCTATGATTGCCACCGGCAAGCCTATTATTGTCAGTACAGGTATGAGTGCATGGGCGGAAATTGATGCAGTGATTGATATGCTAAAACAAAGTGGCTCAGATTATACGATCATGCAATGTACCAGTATGTATCCGACACCGCTTCAGCAGACAGGCTTAAATATTCTAGACGAATTAAGCCAGAAATATGGTTGCCGTGTTGGGTTATCTGATCATTCCGCATCACTCTCTCCTGCTACGGCGGCCATCGCGCGTGGCTATAATTTAATTGAATTACACGCGACGTTTGACCGTCGTATGTTCGGGCCGGATATGAGCTCCTCGATCACCATTGAAGAGGTCGCGCAGCTCGTACGTTTCGCTAATGATGTGGCTGAAATGGATGCGAACCCCGTTGATAAAGATGAGATGGCCGCGCGGTTAAAAAATCAAAAAGCGTTATTTGCAAAGAGCGTTGCGCTCAAAATGGATTTGCCCATAGGGCATGTGATTGCTGAATCAGATATCACGTCGAAAAAGCCGGCAACGGGTATTGCTTGGGCCGATAAAGACCAAATAATAGGGCGAGAATTAGTGAAAGCTGTCGCCAGCAATAGGCTGTTAACGTTAGAGGATTTAAAGTAA
- a CDS encoding EpsG family protein: MMAAVPTMLGYNSQSMRASSGIALYWRFIGFLLMVLIGFRYEVGGDWSTYMEYLERVRYLSFFEAMQIEDPGYIVFNVLSAKLGLGIAGVNSLCAIIVVTGLFAFLRTLPRPWLGLVCAIPYLVIVVGMGYTRQSVALGLVMLGMVAIKRSDYRKFVFWVLLGVAFHKTAVLLLPMAALISTQSRIQKIGIVALASIVSFNLFLADQTDYLYDTYIDNQDMSSEGALVRLLINAIPGAIFLVLSRRFKMTLAERTFWKHLSWLSLLMLVLLFVTGFSTALDRMALYLIPLQLLVFAHFPEAVKGNRGGVILAVILYYAVILIVWLNFAAHAKYWLPYQLGIG, from the coding sequence ATGATGGCTGCTGTCCCCACAATGCTTGGCTATAATAGCCAAAGCATGCGCGCTAGCAGTGGTATTGCGCTCTATTGGCGGTTTATAGGTTTTCTCCTCATGGTGCTGATTGGCTTTCGCTACGAAGTAGGGGGTGATTGGTCCACCTATATGGAATATCTCGAACGTGTCAGGTATTTGTCATTTTTTGAAGCAATGCAAATAGAGGATCCAGGCTATATTGTTTTCAATGTCTTATCTGCAAAGCTGGGCCTCGGAATTGCCGGTGTAAATAGTTTATGTGCCATCATTGTTGTTACCGGTTTATTTGCCTTTTTAAGAACGCTTCCACGCCCGTGGCTTGGCCTTGTCTGTGCCATCCCCTATCTCGTCATTGTTGTAGGTATGGGATATACAAGGCAATCAGTTGCGCTAGGGCTTGTCATGCTAGGGATGGTCGCCATTAAGCGATCAGATTATAGAAAGTTCGTGTTCTGGGTTTTGTTAGGGGTTGCTTTCCATAAAACAGCGGTATTACTATTGCCGATGGCCGCACTGATTTCCACTCAAAGTCGGATTCAAAAAATTGGGATTGTGGCACTGGCAAGCATCGTGAGTTTTAACCTGTTCCTTGCTGACCAGACCGATTATTTGTATGATACTTATATTGATAATCAAGATATGAGTTCTGAAGGAGCCTTAGTTCGATTGCTAATAAATGCCATTCCTGGTGCCATATTTCTAGTACTATCTCGCCGATTCAAAATGACGCTAGCAGAGCGCACCTTTTGGAAACATTTATCGTGGTTATCTCTACTGATGCTTGTGCTGTTGTTTGTTACTGGTTTCTCTACGGCTCTTGATAGAATGGCGCTTTATTTAATTCCGCTACAATTACTGGTTTTTGCTCATTTTCCCGAGGCGGTAAAAGGAAATAGAGGAGGGGTTATTCTTGCAGTTATTCTTTATTATGCAGTCATTCTGATTGTATGGCTAAACTTTGCTGCCCATGCAAAATACTGGCTGCCATACCAGTTAGGTATAGGCTAG
- a CDS encoding glycosyltransferase family 2 protein, giving the protein MNFDWSQTTDIDENMVVYRSVPDGFVPRVTIAMPTFNRADTIKRALSSLAKQSFRDFVLIVSDNAGQDPQTLQAIKEFEEQLPGVILIAQPENKGALNNLHCLLSVAQTDYFMWLADDDEVTETYLEQLTGLLDEDRKAVAATGYWHSMSSPTDGYRRRKSEHAERSLLVRAVKYVAGPTNDIMFYGLHRTACLRRCKFNDYWLPNKGVLTNWCYVFLFDLILQGPIRHTEAAGWICHNYSEKQYNAAKAQGVSDRIKTLIRRINVYALYCGKACHKTSILLLPILLACIYGFTRDVVAAAVRISCRVLFQKR; this is encoded by the coding sequence ATGAACTTCGACTGGAGTCAGACGACTGATATCGACGAAAACATGGTGGTCTACCGATCTGTGCCGGATGGATTTGTGCCGCGCGTGACGATAGCTATGCCCACGTTCAATCGTGCTGATACCATTAAGCGGGCACTTTCATCATTAGCAAAGCAAAGCTTTCGCGATTTTGTGCTGATTGTTTCCGATAATGCTGGCCAAGACCCGCAAACGCTGCAAGCCATCAAAGAGTTTGAAGAGCAACTGCCTGGCGTCATTTTGATTGCGCAACCTGAAAATAAAGGGGCGCTCAACAACCTACACTGCCTTTTATCAGTGGCACAGACGGATTATTTCATGTGGTTGGCGGATGATGATGAAGTTACGGAAACTTATTTGGAACAACTGACCGGGCTTTTGGATGAAGATAGGAAGGCCGTAGCGGCCACGGGGTATTGGCATAGTATGAGCAGCCCGACTGACGGGTATAGACGCCGAAAATCTGAACATGCAGAGAGAAGTTTGCTTGTACGAGCGGTGAAATATGTTGCTGGCCCGACGAATGATATCATGTTTTATGGATTACATCGCACCGCCTGTTTGCGGAGATGCAAATTTAATGACTATTGGCTTCCCAATAAAGGCGTGTTGACCAATTGGTGCTATGTGTTCTTATTCGACCTGATATTACAGGGGCCAATACGCCATACTGAGGCGGCTGGCTGGATATGTCATAATTATAGCGAAAAGCAATATAATGCGGCAAAAGCGCAGGGAGTCTCTGACCGGATTAAAACCCTTATCCGCCGGATTAATGTCTATGCTCTTTATTGCGGTAAAGCCTGCCACAAAACCTCAATTTTATTGCTCCCTATTTTACTCGCCTGTATTTATGGCTTCACACGAGATGTAGTGGCGGCGGCCGTGCGAATTTCGTGCAGAGTTCTGTTCCAGAAAAGATAA
- a CDS encoding NAD(P)-dependent oxidoreductase produces the protein MSRGKILVTGASGFIGSALVKRLVKEKKDVIPTARRRIDLLSQELGVTFSELNVMGELPDFDGIETIIHCATPNDIQSRENDGGVPLAVMGTRRLLEQAAKQGVRRVVYLSTLQVYGTELQGGVDETTPVSCETPYALNHYLGEEVCRYMAQTTKLDIVALRPSNVYGVPSVSTVNRETLVPMCFVKEALATGKVCLRSSGRQLRNFISTDEVAAIITQLIDDFPQGYTIVNAASDWETRICDIANIVGQAWRDVKKTPLEIQVLSDQPEKPEIFTVTSRHISPQLSKEASRQRMADVIKSLIETQSDIKVRSA, from the coding sequence ATGAGTCGCGGAAAAATACTTGTAACCGGAGCCTCCGGTTTTATTGGAAGTGCGCTGGTTAAGCGTCTTGTGAAGGAAAAAAAGGATGTCATTCCCACGGCACGACGCCGCATTGATCTTTTATCGCAAGAACTTGGTGTCACCTTTTCAGAACTAAATGTAATGGGAGAGCTGCCCGATTTTGATGGCATCGAAACCATTATCCATTGTGCGACTCCAAACGACATTCAATCCCGTGAAAACGATGGTGGGGTGCCGCTTGCAGTGATGGGGACGCGTCGGTTGTTGGAACAGGCTGCTAAGCAAGGGGTGCGCCGCGTGGTATATCTATCAACGCTTCAAGTTTATGGCACGGAGTTGCAGGGAGGTGTTGATGAGACGACCCCCGTTAGCTGCGAGACCCCTTATGCGCTCAATCATTATCTAGGGGAGGAAGTCTGCCGCTACATGGCGCAGACAACCAAACTTGATATCGTAGCGCTGCGGCCATCAAACGTCTATGGCGTGCCAAGCGTATCCACGGTTAATCGGGAAACACTGGTGCCGATGTGTTTCGTCAAGGAAGCCCTTGCAACCGGAAAGGTATGTTTGCGGTCGTCAGGCCGGCAGCTACGAAATTTCATTTCAACGGATGAAGTGGCCGCAATCATCACACAGTTGATAGACGATTTTCCGCAAGGTTATACGATAGTGAATGCCGCTTCAGACTGGGAAACACGCATTTGTGATATCGCCAATATCGTAGGTCAAGCTTGGCGGGATGTTAAAAAAACTCCGTTGGAGATTCAGGTGCTATCAGATCAACCCGAAAAGCCTGAAATATTTACCGTGACATCCCGTCATATTTCGCCACAACTCTCTAAAGAGGCATCTAGGCAGCGTATGGCGGATGTGATTAAAAGTTTAATTGAAACCCAATCAGACATTAAAGTGAGATCAGCATGA
- a CDS encoding glycosyltransferase, producing MVDAPEMRIIHVTVYSDLPSGVRKQISWEQKASKELVGIEWNQLALHGGESKEAFEKRIPAIFRLIILRNLYAWVVVRRLCRTYDFVLLRHMPFDPFVFLFAPFLSNRIGIHHSKEIEELRLIRSGFKGKLASFLERFSGKCAVKNARAILGVTPEIAQYQVELRAAGKPYSVYANGIDMSSVELLPDNRDSQKIEVAFICHTFSRWHGLDRLFDAIKEDANAELPTNRSASLIIHLIGNLSDEQRMTIETIESLSSVIEIHGHLESDDYRSLLSRCDIGIGSLAMDRQSLTQGTTLKVREMLALGLPVYSGHEDSSLPENFAYYKNNKIAIPDMCEFARLMQSHTRGQVREDSAPYIEKVVSMQKVIHWLQSL from the coding sequence ATGGTAGACGCTCCTGAAATGCGTATTATTCACGTGACAGTCTATAGCGACTTGCCATCTGGTGTGCGCAAGCAAATTTCGTGGGAGCAAAAAGCCAGTAAGGAACTGGTCGGCATCGAATGGAATCAGTTGGCCCTCCACGGCGGAGAGTCAAAAGAAGCGTTCGAGAAGCGTATACCCGCTATTTTTAGGTTGATAATTTTAAGAAATTTATATGCGTGGGTAGTCGTTAGAAGGCTGTGCCGCACCTATGATTTTGTTCTGTTGCGACATATGCCCTTTGACCCATTTGTATTTCTTTTCGCCCCCTTTCTATCGAATAGAATAGGCATTCATCACTCGAAAGAAATTGAAGAGTTACGTCTTATTCGCTCTGGCTTTAAAGGGAAGTTAGCTTCGTTCTTGGAGCGCTTCTCAGGGAAGTGTGCCGTAAAGAATGCACGTGCCATTCTTGGTGTGACGCCTGAAATTGCACAGTATCAGGTTGAATTAAGAGCAGCAGGCAAGCCTTACTCTGTCTATGCAAATGGGATCGATATGAGCAGCGTAGAACTATTGCCTGATAATAGGGATTCCCAAAAGATAGAAGTGGCATTCATTTGCCATACTTTCAGCAGGTGGCATGGGCTTGATCGCCTTTTCGATGCAATAAAGGAAGATGCAAACGCCGAACTTCCAACCAACCGAAGCGCTTCACTCATCATTCATTTGATTGGAAATCTATCGGATGAGCAGAGAATGACAATTGAGACAATCGAGAGTTTAAGTTCTGTTATTGAGATTCATGGTCACCTAGAGAGTGATGATTACCGTTCGCTTCTGTCGCGCTGCGATATAGGTATAGGCTCGCTTGCGATGGATAGGCAAAGCCTAACACAGGGGACCACATTAAAGGTGCGTGAAATGTTGGCCTTGGGCTTGCCTGTTTATTCAGGGCATGAAGATAGCTCGCTTCCTGAGAATTTTGCCTATTATAAAAATAATAAAATAGCGATACCTGATATGTGTGAATTTGCACGTTTGATGCAATCGCATACACGCGGGCAAGTGCGAGAGGACTCAGCGCCTTATATTGAGAAGGTTGTTTCAATGCAAAAAGTCATCCATTGGTTGCAGAGTCTATGA
- a CDS encoding CmcI family methyltransferase, with amino-acid sequence MTEDPIKQFLDERHADIVKMGQDEELRQKSLEWMHHADKYKYTYNYSWMGRPVIKYPNDMMIQQELMWALKPDLVIETGIAHGGSIIFTAAMMEMMGIDGEVVGIDIDIRKHNRDAIEAHPMMKRITMYEGDSVSSEMVEKVRAHTEGKKCVMVILDSLHSHEHVYKELQAYADMTTVGSYCVLPDTFIEFFPKGYYSDTRPWDVGDNPYTAMQQYMSEVNHFEIDKSLTHKAMITETIDGYLKRVR; translated from the coding sequence ATGACAGAAGACCCTATCAAACAATTTCTTGATGAACGCCACGCCGACATTGTAAAAATGGGACAGGATGAGGAGCTTCGTCAGAAATCCCTGGAGTGGATGCATCACGCTGACAAATATAAATATACATACAATTACAGTTGGATGGGACGTCCCGTCATCAAGTACCCTAATGATATGATGATTCAGCAGGAACTGATGTGGGCGCTAAAGCCTGATTTGGTGATTGAAACGGGAATTGCCCATGGGGGGTCCATTATCTTCACCGCAGCAATGATGGAAATGATGGGAATTGATGGCGAGGTGGTCGGTATTGACATTGATATCCGCAAGCATAACCGTGACGCGATTGAAGCGCACCCGATGATGAAACGAATCACCATGTATGAAGGCGATTCGGTCTCCTCTGAAATGGTCGAAAAAGTGCGTGCCCATACTGAAGGCAAAAAATGCGTCATGGTGATTCTAGACTCATTACACTCTCACGAGCACGTATACAAAGAATTGCAGGCCTATGCCGACATGACAACGGTTGGTAGTTATTGCGTATTGCCCGATACCTTTATCGAGTTCTTCCCTAAAGGCTATTATTCGGACACGCGCCCATGGGATGTCGGCGATAATCCTTATACTGCTATGCAGCAATATATGTCAGAGGTGAATCACTTTGAAATTGATAAAAGCCTGACTCATAAGGCAATGATTACGGAAACCATCGATGGTTACCTGAAACGAGTGCGTTAA
- the rfbG gene encoding CDP-glucose 4,6-dehydratase, whose product MVVQPVNDTLPKQEFWSGKRVLLTGHTGFKGAWLVLWLRRLGAEVVGVALKPETAPNLFDAASVADHISENHFCDIRDVGALTEIVRNSRPEVVFHLAAQSLVLTGYEKPLETFDTNVIGTANLLEAVRSSETVRSIVAITTDKVYENNETAELFSETDRLGGRDPYSASKAASELVISCYRSSFLSQRGIAIASARAGNVIGGGDWADNRLIPDAVRAWESDTPLSIRSPNAIRPWQHVLEPLAAYLRLAQRIHEEPELADSYNFGPEPQEAATVREVISFAQSAFGRGDTTWGEVSEDNYEAKWLALETAKAQQLLGIVPRWPLAKGIEQTMAWYRNFLDDGDAYELCARDIEAFEKCVPNKERTS is encoded by the coding sequence ATGGTAGTACAGCCAGTAAACGATACCCTGCCGAAACAAGAATTTTGGTCGGGGAAACGTGTTCTGTTGACCGGGCATACTGGGTTTAAAGGAGCATGGCTTGTTCTTTGGCTTCGCCGACTTGGGGCTGAGGTTGTGGGCGTCGCATTAAAGCCAGAGACTGCGCCTAATCTTTTTGATGCAGCATCAGTGGCTGACCATATCAGCGAAAATCATTTTTGCGATATTCGAGATGTGGGCGCTCTGACAGAGATTGTCAGAAATTCCCGTCCGGAAGTTGTGTTTCATCTAGCGGCGCAATCTCTCGTCTTAACGGGTTACGAAAAGCCGCTGGAAACCTTCGATACTAATGTCATAGGTACGGCTAATCTTTTGGAGGCGGTTCGATCCTCCGAGACTGTTCGCTCGATTGTGGCGATTACCACCGACAAGGTTTACGAAAATAATGAAACAGCCGAACTATTTAGCGAGACAGACAGGTTGGGGGGGCGCGACCCCTATAGTGCCAGTAAAGCGGCATCCGAGTTGGTCATTTCGTGCTATCGTTCGTCCTTCTTATCGCAGCGAGGTATTGCCATTGCCTCCGCCAGAGCGGGCAATGTCATTGGCGGTGGAGATTGGGCAGATAACCGTCTTATTCCCGATGCGGTACGTGCTTGGGAAAGCGATACTCCGCTCTCTATACGCAGCCCCAATGCGATTCGCCCGTGGCAACATGTTTTGGAACCCTTGGCGGCTTATTTGCGTTTAGCGCAGCGGATCCATGAGGAGCCAGAACTGGCTGATAGCTACAATTTTGGCCCTGAGCCGCAGGAGGCCGCCACCGTGCGCGAGGTCATCTCTTTTGCTCAATCGGCATTTGGCCGAGGGGATACGACATGGGGAGAAGTTTCAGAAGATAATTATGAAGCGAAATGGTTGGCGCTGGAAACGGCAAAAGCTCAACAGCTACTTGGCATCGTTCCGCGGTGGCCCTTAGCCAAAGGAATTGAACAAACGATGGCTTGGTATAGGAATTTTCTGGATGATGGTGATGCCTATGAATTGTGCGCGAGAGATATCGAGGCATTTGAAAAATGTGTTCCTAATAAGGAGCGCACGTCATGA
- the rfbC gene encoding dTDP-4-dehydrorhamnose 3,5-epimerase, with translation MKFEKTPLEGAYLVALDRLSDERGFFARTFCAKEFAEHQLETQFVQANLSQNTEAGIVRGMHFQRGADAEVKLVRCISGAVYDVIVDIRETSPTYLKWFAAELSAENGMLMYVPKGFAHGYQALTENATVHYMVSTYYAPDAEGGLCYDDPAMGIEWPLLVSSTSPKDASWPLMKGHE, from the coding sequence ATGAAGTTTGAGAAGACTCCACTAGAGGGTGCTTATCTGGTTGCGCTGGATCGCCTCTCCGATGAGCGTGGTTTTTTTGCGCGAACCTTTTGTGCCAAAGAGTTCGCAGAACACCAGTTGGAAACGCAGTTTGTTCAGGCTAATTTGAGCCAAAATACAGAGGCTGGCATTGTACGAGGTATGCATTTTCAACGTGGCGCCGATGCAGAAGTAAAATTAGTACGCTGCATTAGTGGTGCCGTTTATGATGTAATTGTTGATATTCGTGAAACTTCTCCCACTTATTTAAAATGGTTTGCAGCGGAGTTGTCGGCGGAAAATGGGATGCTTATGTATGTGCCCAAAGGCTTCGCCCACGGCTATCAGGCACTCACCGAGAATGCGACAGTGCATTACATGGTAAGCACCTATTACGCCCCTGATGCTGAAGGCGGATTGTGCTATGATGACCCTGCCATGGGTATTGAATGGCCATTACTCGTATCGTCTACTTCGCCCAAAGATGCCTCGTGGCCTCTCATGAAAGGCCACGAATGA
- a CDS encoding acylneuraminate cytidylyltransferase family protein: MTNKGMEEPSFCIIPVRGGSKGIPRKNLAEFNGISLLEWTINQAMEVYRAEHIMVSTEDEEMAQVANVCGIRLINRPDELAQDSSTTNVVVDHLLAEVDPDGELFGHFTILQVTSPLRNAQDIEKAESMMQAGGYDSVISAYQEQKSHPAKMYQMQEGMAVSVAPEMEYMRRQDLPKIYRRNGAIFSCTREYYDRTDKLWGGNMGIVEMPRQRSVDVDASDDLELAREIFETLS, from the coding sequence ATGACGAATAAGGGTATGGAAGAACCGTCTTTTTGTATCATTCCTGTTCGCGGTGGAAGCAAAGGAATCCCACGCAAGAATTTGGCAGAATTTAACGGCATTTCGTTATTAGAATGGACAATTAACCAAGCCATGGAAGTCTATCGTGCTGAGCATATTATGGTTTCCACTGAAGATGAAGAAATGGCGCAAGTCGCAAATGTATGTGGCATAAGGTTGATTAACCGGCCAGATGAATTAGCACAAGATAGCAGCACGACCAACGTCGTTGTCGATCATTTGCTGGCCGAAGTCGACCCTGATGGCGAGTTGTTCGGCCACTTCACAATTCTGCAAGTGACCTCGCCTTTGCGAAATGCGCAAGATATTGAGAAAGCCGAAAGCATGATGCAAGCGGGGGGGTATGATTCGGTCATCAGTGCCTATCAAGAGCAGAAGTCGCATCCCGCTAAAATGTATCAAATGCAAGAGGGTATGGCAGTGTCTGTCGCGCCTGAGATGGAGTATATGCGCCGTCAGGATTTGCCAAAAATATATCGTCGTAATGGCGCTATCTTCTCTTGTACGCGAGAATATTATGACCGTACCGACAAGCTATGGGGCGGCAATATGGGCATTGTTGAAATGCCACGCCAGCGCTCGGTTGATGTAGACGCATCGGATGATTTAGAACTCGCACGCGAGATATTTGAAACCTTATCTTAG
- the neuC gene encoding UDP-N-acetylglucosamine 2-epimerase yields MRKICVVVHSRANYGRIKSTMQAIKDHPDLELQLIVGASALLRRFGAVINIMREDGFTEDAVVHSVLEGEAPIIMAKSTGLAIIELATHFENLKPDIVLTVADRYETLSTAVAASYMNIPVAHTQGGEVTGSIDEAVRHSITKLSHIHFPATERARDYVVRMGEDPAKVFFTGCPAIDLVAGLDVTLPADIFQRYGGVGSGLSVDKDYIVVLQHPVTTEFGSGLEQINETLSAVYELAKEGMQVAWLWPNVDAGSDDISKGIRAFRENNETPNMHFFLNFEPEDYARLIANAKCIIGNSSSGLREGAFLGIPCVNVGTRQEGRERASNVMDSDYDSTQILEATRKQIAHGKYECDTLVGDGTAGLKMAEILTTVPLGVQKKIHYIYDE; encoded by the coding sequence ATGCGAAAAATATGTGTCGTCGTCCATAGCCGTGCCAATTACGGGCGTATTAAATCGACTATGCAGGCGATTAAAGACCATCCAGATTTGGAGTTGCAATTGATTGTTGGAGCCTCCGCTTTATTGCGTCGGTTCGGTGCGGTTATCAATATCATGCGCGAAGATGGTTTTACAGAAGATGCCGTCGTGCATTCCGTTTTAGAAGGTGAGGCACCCATAATAATGGCAAAATCAACGGGGCTAGCCATCATCGAATTGGCGACGCATTTTGAGAATTTAAAACCAGATATTGTGCTTACGGTCGCTGATCGATATGAAACGCTTTCGACAGCGGTTGCAGCAAGTTATATGAATATCCCCGTGGCGCATACCCAAGGTGGCGAGGTTACAGGCTCGATTGATGAAGCGGTTAGGCATTCCATTACCAAGCTCTCTCATATCCATTTTCCGGCCACAGAACGTGCAAGAGATTATGTCGTTCGAATGGGTGAGGACCCTGCTAAAGTATTTTTTACGGGCTGCCCGGCCATTGATTTGGTGGCTGGTTTAGATGTAACGTTACCCGCTGATATTTTTCAGCGCTATGGTGGCGTTGGGTCAGGCTTGAGTGTTGATAAAGATTATATCGTTGTTCTGCAGCATCCTGTAACAACTGAGTTTGGTTCAGGGCTAGAACAAATTAATGAAACGTTAAGTGCGGTTTATGAATTGGCAAAAGAAGGTATGCAAGTAGCGTGGTTATGGCCGAATGTTGATGCGGGGTCAGATGATATCTCGAAAGGTATTCGCGCTTTCCGCGAAAATAACGAAACGCCAAATATGCATTTTTTCTTGAATTTTGAGCCGGAAGATTATGCGCGCCTGATTGCGAATGCGAAATGCATTATTGGGAACTCCTCTTCAGGGCTGCGCGAGGGAGCGTTTTTAGGTATCCCTTGTGTGAACGTCGGAACGCGACAAGAAGGCCGTGAGCGGGCGAGTAATGTGATGGATAGCGATTATGACTCCACTCAAATTCTCGAAGCAACACGTAAGCAAATCGCTCATGGAAAATATGAATGTGATACGCTGGTGGGAGATGGTACGGCAGGCCTGAAAATGGCCGAGATTTTAACAACCGTTCCATTAGGTGTGCAAAAGAAAATTCATTATATTTATGACGAATAA